Proteins encoded by one window of Macaca mulatta isolate MMU2019108-1 chromosome 10, T2T-MMU8v2.0, whole genome shotgun sequence:
- the LOC720037 gene encoding uncharacterized protein LOC720037, translating into MGELSALRWRLGPVTSHLSSPRLVAATETAAAAEVVSKGPCVLEKNYFGAAAREELGEGAGPRCSSRTTWLRCPRARRVPREKSRRCRAAAGLLTRQGDLGFGLPPVPWKWASA; encoded by the exons ATGGGAGAGCTAAGTGCCCTGCGTTGGAGGCTGGGGCCTGTGACATCCCACCTCTCCTCGCCTCGGTTGGTGGCGGCCACGgagacagcagcagcagctgaaGTG GTAAGCAAAGGACCTTGTGTGTTGGAAAAGAATTACTTTGGTGCAGCTGCCCgagaggagctgggggagggcGCTGGCCCGCGATGCTCCTCGCGGACAACCTGGCTGCGATGTCCGCGAGCCAGGCGAGTGCCGCGTGAGAAGTCCCGCCGCTGTCGCGCCGCGGCGGGACTTCTCACGCGGCAGGGCGACCTGGGCTTCGGCCTCCCTCCGGTTCCCTGGAAGTGGGCCAGCGCCTGA